The Anaerolineales bacterium genome contains a region encoding:
- a CDS encoding L,D-transpeptidase — protein MSLRTLGLLLFLWMPVLVPSSPAQAASAEGDSVLCSPQMQMRHPEYCPRSGPGGRLVVMTEQGTYPPKPLHLQPLDPDLSYVPYSYRRVSDKGAKLYGSVSDALSESGAINAFDPGFVFVSWIECTVEQGKAIYMVAPGVYMRGGDSCSEIALPDFHGLALSRTPERPFGWIVNTAEPSRSPGYNEPKTGRTRYRPELIQIYDSQEVDGVTWYKIGPDEWVDDRLLAIVTPNPKRPEGIPDDRWIDINLYEQTLTVYEQGQLVFATMVSTGLPGWWTQPGVFQVYSRLENDDMSGAFAADRSDYYLLEDVPWVLYFDKARAMHGAYWHNGYGLPRSHGCVNLSPTDAHWLFDFAQEGTWVHVWDPSGKTPTDAEFYSQGGA, from the coding sequence ATGTCATTGCGAACGTTGGGTTTGCTGCTCTTCCTCTGGATGCCGGTGCTTGTTCCATCCTCTCCGGCACAGGCTGCCTCGGCTGAGGGTGATTCGGTACTGTGTTCGCCCCAGATGCAGATGCGCCACCCGGAATATTGCCCACGCAGCGGGCCCGGCGGCCGTTTGGTCGTGATGACGGAGCAGGGAACCTATCCGCCCAAACCACTGCACCTCCAGCCCCTGGATCCCGATCTGTCCTACGTTCCCTATTCGTATCGCCGGGTCTCAGACAAAGGCGCCAAGCTGTATGGTTCAGTCTCCGACGCCCTGAGTGAGTCCGGGGCGATCAACGCCTTCGACCCGGGATTCGTGTTTGTCTCCTGGATCGAGTGCACTGTCGAGCAGGGCAAGGCGATCTACATGGTGGCCCCGGGCGTCTATATGCGGGGCGGCGATTCCTGCAGTGAGATCGCACTGCCCGATTTTCACGGCCTGGCTCTGAGTCGCACGCCAGAGCGGCCGTTCGGCTGGATCGTGAATACGGCCGAGCCCTCCCGTTCCCCCGGGTACAACGAGCCCAAGACCGGAAGGACCCGCTATCGCCCCGAGCTGATCCAGATCTACGACAGCCAGGAGGTCGACGGTGTCACCTGGTACAAGATCGGGCCCGATGAGTGGGTGGACGATCGGCTGCTGGCGATTGTCACCCCCAACCCGAAGCGCCCCGAAGGCATTCCCGACGATCGGTGGATCGACATCAACCTGTATGAGCAGACGCTGACCGTCTACGAGCAGGGTCAGCTGGTGTTCGCCACCATGGTCTCGACGGGCTTGCCGGGATGGTGGACGCAGCCGGGAGTCTTCCAGGTGTATTCCCGGCTGGAGAATGATGACATGAGCGGCGCCTTTGCCGCCGACCGCTCGGATTACTACCTGCTCGAAGACGTGCCGTGGGTGCTGTATTTCGACAAGGCCCGCGCTATGCACGGCGCCTACTGGCACAATGGCTATGGCCTGCCGCGCTCCCACGGCTGTGTCAATCTATCCCCGACTGACGCCCACTGGCTGTTCGACTTCGCTCAGGAAGGCACGTGGGTCCACGTCTGGGATCCGTCGGGCAAGACGCCCACCGACGCCGAGTTCTACAGCCAAGGCGGGGCCTGA
- the thrS gene encoding threonine--tRNA ligase → MSGQGSERYEDSELYRIRHSTAHIMAQAVMEMFPGQAKIAIGPPIAEGFYYDFDLPRSLTPDDLERIEQRMRQIIEGDYPFERRALSAAEAKKMYADQPYKIELIEGLEKGGTDEYGNEVAEMPEISIYRHATFTDLCRGPHVERTGKINPHAVKLTSIAGAYWRGDEKRPMLQRIYGTAWGTAEELEQYLWRQEEAKKRDHRKLGKELEIFTFDDEVGPGLPLWLPNGGVLIEELERLGKEVESRAGYVRVRTPNLSKEDLFIHSGHLPYYAESMFPPMELEGERYYVKPMNCPMHHKIYASKPRSYRDLPLRLAEYGTCYRYEKSGELFGLMRVRSLQMNDAHIYVSEDQFEAEFMAVIGLYHVYLKIFGIDRYIMRLSTHHKSGLGKKYIDNERLWLKTEDMVRRAMQGGGVPFVEVADEAAFYGPKVDVQIWSATGREFTLATNQVDFAQPARFNLTFINREGQEEMPLVIHRAPLSTHERMIGFLIEHYAGAFPVWLAPVQASVIPIADRHNTYAGTVADRLRSEGLRVEVDDRGERMNAKIRDAQLRKIPYMLVVGDKEAEQGTVALRLRTGDNPGPTPLADFLARARQEVESKVAW, encoded by the coding sequence TGACGCCGGACGACCTTGAACGAATCGAGCAACGCATGCGCCAGATCATCGAAGGTGACTACCCCTTCGAGCGCCGCGCCTTGAGCGCCGCCGAAGCCAAGAAGATGTACGCCGACCAGCCCTACAAGATCGAGTTGATCGAAGGCCTGGAGAAGGGCGGCACCGACGAGTATGGCAATGAGGTCGCCGAGATGCCGGAGATCTCGATCTACCGCCACGCCACCTTCACCGATCTGTGCCGTGGGCCGCACGTCGAGCGCACCGGGAAAATCAATCCGCATGCCGTCAAGCTGACCAGCATCGCCGGGGCCTACTGGCGCGGCGACGAGAAGCGGCCCATGCTGCAGCGTATCTACGGCACCGCCTGGGGGACGGCCGAGGAGCTCGAGCAATATCTGTGGCGCCAGGAGGAAGCCAAGAAGCGCGACCACCGCAAGCTGGGCAAGGAGCTGGAGATCTTCACCTTTGACGATGAAGTCGGGCCCGGCCTGCCGCTGTGGCTGCCCAACGGCGGGGTACTGATTGAGGAACTCGAGCGCCTGGGCAAGGAGGTCGAGTCGCGGGCTGGCTATGTGCGCGTGCGCACGCCGAATCTGTCCAAGGAAGACCTGTTCATCCACAGCGGGCACCTGCCGTACTACGCCGAGAGCATGTTCCCGCCGATGGAGCTCGAAGGCGAGCGCTACTACGTCAAGCCGATGAACTGCCCGATGCACCACAAGATTTACGCTAGCAAGCCGCGCTCCTACCGCGACCTGCCGCTGCGCCTGGCGGAATACGGCACCTGCTACCGCTACGAGAAGAGCGGCGAGCTGTTCGGATTGATGCGGGTGCGGTCGCTGCAGATGAACGATGCCCACATCTATGTCAGCGAGGACCAGTTTGAGGCCGAGTTCATGGCCGTCATTGGGCTCTATCACGTGTACCTCAAGATCTTCGGCATCGACCGCTACATCATGCGCCTGAGCACGCATCACAAGTCCGGCCTGGGCAAGAAATACATCGACAACGAGCGGCTGTGGCTGAAGACCGAGGACATGGTGCGCCGGGCCATGCAGGGCGGCGGGGTGCCCTTCGTCGAGGTCGCCGACGAGGCCGCCTTCTACGGCCCGAAGGTCGATGTGCAGATCTGGAGCGCCACCGGTCGTGAGTTCACCCTGGCTACCAACCAGGTGGACTTCGCCCAGCCGGCGCGGTTCAACCTGACCTTTATCAACCGGGAAGGGCAGGAGGAGATGCCGCTGGTGATTCACCGCGCTCCGCTCAGCACCCATGAGCGCATGATCGGCTTCCTCATCGAGCACTACGCCGGGGCCTTCCCGGTTTGGCTGGCGCCGGTGCAGGCCAGCGTGATCCCGATCGCCGACCGGCACAACACCTACGCCGGGACGGTGGCGGATCGGCTGCGGAGCGAAGGCCTGCGGGTGGAGGTTGACGATCGTGGTGAACGGATGAACGCTAAGATCCGCGACGCCCAGCTGCGCAAGATCCCCTACATGCTGGTCGTTGGCGACAAGGAAGCCGAACAAGGGACGGTCGCCCTGCGCCTGCGCACCGGCGACAACCCGGGCCCGACGCCGCTGGCAGACTTCCTGGCCCGCGCCCGGCAGGAGGTCGAGAGCAAGGTGGCGTGGTAG